The Thermoanaerobaculia bacterium nucleotide sequence GCGGAGCTCGCCCGTTGGGCCTCCGCTTGTACCGCGCGCCGCATCTCGAGTCGGATTTCGGCGAGGGCCTCGCTGAAGCGCGCGGAGACCTTGCGCTCGAGATCCGCCAGATGATCAGGAAGGGCCATTCCGAAGTCCTCCAACCTCTCGTTCAGGGGTCCAAACCGCTCGAAACTTCACATTATCGAGACAGATGCCCCCCGCGTCAAGCCGCCTACGCGCCGCAAAGTGAACTTCGGAAAGGGTTTAGGCGGTGGCGCGGCCGCCGGTTCTTGACCGCTGCGCGGTCGCGGGACTAGAATCGCAAGTCCTTCTGCCTGCGGTCCTTAGGCCGTGATGCTGGCAGCCAAAGTGAGGTGAGCGAGCAGTGCCGATCGTGCACGTACGTGAAGAAGAGAGCTTCGAGAACGCGCTGCGACGTTTCAAGCGCAAGTGCGAAAAGGCCGGTGTGTTGACCGAGCTGAAGAAGCGTCAGCACTTCGAGAAGCCCTCCGTGAAGCGCAAGCGGAAAGCCATCCAGGCCAAGAAGAAGATGCTGCGCAAGGTCCAGGAAGAGCGTCGCATGGGCCTCTAGGCCCGACGAGGCCAGTCACAATCTGACGCAACTCGCTTTCGCTCGACCGGGCGGGGCCGGGGAGACCCGGGCCCCGCTTCTGTTTTTTCTGCGATGAACCTCCCCAACCCCCCCCGCCCGGATCTCCGCCCGGAATCCCCGGACTCGAATGTCGTCTCAGGTGCCGCCGTCGCCGCGCCGGCAACGCTCCTGGCGCTCGAGTTCGATTCTCTTCTCGCGCTCTTCGCCTCGGAAGCGCGCACCGATCTCGGCGCGGCAGTGCTCCGGAATCTGGCGCCGGCGCTGGCGCCGTCGGAGCTTCTGCGCCGCCGCGCGCGCTACGAGGAGAGCGAACGGCTCACCGTCGAAGCGCCGCTGGTGCCCGGGCTCGGAGAGGGCCTGGCGGAGCTCGTGGAGCGCCTGGCCTCCGGCGATCCGCCGCTCGCCGGCGGCGAGATTCTGCGTCTCGCGGGCCTGCTCGCGGCCGGCGGTGAGGCGGCGGCGAGAATCTCACGGGCCGACCCTCCCTGCACCGAGCTGGCGCGCGCCGTGGCGGATCTCGGCGACCCGCGTCCGTTGGTGGCGAAGATCGGCCGCATTCTCGATCGCAAGGGCGAGGTGCGCGACGACGCCAGCCCGAGGCTCGCCGCGCTGCGCCGTCAGGTCCAGGGCGCCCGCGAGCGGCTCTACGGCCGTCTCGAGGCGATCGGTGGCGCGCACCGCGAGCTCATCGGCGAGGAGACGATTCCGATGCGCGGCGGCCGCCTGATGCTCATGGTGCAGGCCGGGAACCGCGGCAAGCTCGCCGGCCTCGTGCACGGGCGGTCGGCGACCGGCAAGAGTCTCTACTTCGAGCCGCTCGAGGTCGTCGAAGAGAACAACACCCTGCAGGGCGCCGTCGACGAGCTCGAGGGCGAACGCCAGCGGCTGCTCTACGAGCTGCTGCGCGATCTCGCCGCCGAGACGCCGCTCGTGCGCCAGATGGCCGGGCTGGTGGGCGAGCTCGACGCGCTCGAGGCGGCGCGGCGTCTGGCGCGCGAGATCGACGCCCATCTGCCGGTGCTTGCTCCCCAGGGCTACCTGCGGCTGGTCGCGGCGCGCCACCCGCTGCTCGACCCGCGGCTCGCCCGGCGGCGCGAGCGGGTGCTCGGCGCGCGCGGGCACGAGGGCACGGTCGAGCCGCTCGCGATCGAGCTCACGCCTGAGCGTCGCGCGCTGGTCATCACCGGTCCCAACGCCGGCGGCAAGACCGTGGCCTTGAAGACCCTCGGCCTCCTGGCGCTCGCCGCCCAGGCCGGCCTGCCGATCCCCGCTGCCGCCGCGAGCGAGGTGCCGCACTTTTCGAGCCTCGTGGCCACGGTGGGCGACGAGCAGGATCTGCTCGCCGACCGCTCGACCTTCTCCGGGCGCCTGGCGCGCCTGGCGGAAGCCTACCGGGCGGCGGGGCCCGAGAGCCTGGCGCTGCTCGACGAGCTCGGTTCCGGAACCGACCCCGAGGAGGGTACGGCGCTCGCGGTGGCGCTCCTCGAGACGCTCGTCGAGCGCGGCGGCCTGGCGCTCATCACGACGCATCTGACCGGTCTCGCGGCGGCGGCGCTCGAGCTTCCCGGTGCGGCCTGCGCGGCGATGGAGTTCGAGCCGTCCTCCGGCAGGCCGACGTTTCGTCTTCTACCCGGTTCGCCCGGCGGCAGCGAAGCGCTCGCTCTCGCCCGCCGCATGGATCTGCCGGCGGCGTGGATCACCCGCGCCGAGGCGCTTCTGGGCGACGAGCACCGCGACCTCCGGCGTCTTCTCGCCGAGCTCGAAGCGACGCGCGAGCGGCTCGCTCTCGAAGCCGAAGCGACGCGCGCCGTGCGCGCCGACGCCGCGCTCGCAGGCGAGCGGCTCGAGCGCGAGCGCGCCGCGCTCGAGGCCGAGAGACGCACCCTCGGCGCCCGCGTCCGGCGCGAGCTCGCCGAGTTCCGCGAACGGGTGGCCCGCGAGCTCGCCGGCGCGGCCGAGCGCATGCGCGCCGAGCTCGCGGCCGGCCGCAAGAAGAGCGTTGCCCAGCAGGCAACCTCGCGCCTCTTCGCCGAAGCTCCCCAGGTCGACTTCGAGGAGCGCGCCTCGCACGACTTGCCCCTGGGCGTCGGCGCCCAGGTGCGTCACGCGATGCTCGGTTGGCGCGGTGTGGTCGAGAAGCTCACCGGCGACAAGGTCGAGGTGCTGGCGAACGGCAAGCGCCTGCGTCTCCAGGCGGGCGACCTCGTCGTCGAAGCGGCGGCTGAGCCGCCGGCGAAGGGGCGCGTCTCCCGCTCTTCCGGAAGAGACGACGTCGATCGGGCGCCGGTCGCCCAGGAGCTCCATCTCATCGGGCAGCGCGTCGAGCCGGCGCTCGAGGAGATGGACGCCTTCCTCGACCAGGCGATGCTCTCGGGCCGAGCCGAGGTGCGGATCGTCCACGGTCACGGCTCGGGCCGCCTGCGCGACGCCGTGCGCGAACGGCTGCGCAAGCACGCGGCAGTCGTCGCCTCCCGCCCCGGCGCCCCCAACGAAGGCGGCAACGGCGCCACCGTCGTGACGCTCCGCGACTGAAGCGCCGGCCCCTTCCGCACCCCTCGAGATCGTCGGCGTCGTCGACTAGGTTAGGCTCCTCCGATTCCGGAGGGGGATCAGCATGCGAATCGGTCACGTCGGACGATCTCCAAAGACGAGCAGCGTAGGGATCGCCACGATCGCAGCGCTCGCGCTTTTCGCCGGGGTGCGCGAAGCGCGCTCGCAAGTGCAGCCTCGCGAAGGCGGTGGCGGCGGATTCTCGGGTCCCACGGACGAGATTTCGGACGACTTCTACCAGCGAGTCTCGGCAGAGGTCGAGGCGAACGTCGCCTGGCTCTCGCAAATCGGCCTTCTGCCCGACCCGGATCCGCTTGGTGCACCGCTCCTCGGTTGGCCGATCACGACTTCGGGTATCGGCTACTTCTCGCCCTTCGGCATCTCGAACTTCGTCGATCAGGACGGCGCCGCCGGCTGGCTCGACTTCAACTGCGGCGCGCGGTCGTACAACGGCCACAACGGCGTCGACCTCTTCACCTGGCCTTACGGCTGGCTCGGGGTCGACCAATCGCATGTCGCCGTTCTTGCTGCGGCGGCCGGCACGATCATCGCGAAGGACGACGGCAACTTCGACCGCCGCTGCGCCTGCACCACGAACGATCCGAACTACGTCGTTCTGCAACATGCGGACGGCTCCCGCACCTGGTATCTGCACTTCAAGAGCGGCTCGACGACCACCAAGCCGATCGGCGGCGCGGTGGCTGCGGGCGAGAAGATCGGTATCGTCGGCAGCTCGGGCTGCTCGACCGGCCCGCACCTGCATTTCGAGGTCCACAACGCAGGAGCGGGTGACGGACCGGTGCTCGATCCGTTCGACGGCGCGTGCAACTTTCTGAATCCCGGCTCCCTCTGGCAGGTGCAACGCCCTTACCGCGAACCGACGATCAACCACCTCGCGACCGGCTCGGCGGCGCCGGTCTTCCCGACCTGCCCCACCACCGAGACGACCAACGAGAAACGACGGTTCGAAGATGGCGACACGATCTATTTCGTGCCCTACCTGCGCGACGAGACCCCGGCGCATCCGAAGCATCTCGAAGTGCGGCGCCCCGACGGATCGATCTACAGCTCCTGGGATCACGCGACACCGGAGGCTTACGACGCCAGCCACTGGTGGTGGGTCTGGCAGCCTTTCAACGCCGGCGGCATCGCGGGGCGCTGGACTTTCCGCGTCACCCTCAACGGCGTCACCCGCGTGCGGGCGTTCTGGATCGACACCCTCTTCGCCGACGACTTCGAAGACGCGAACCTCGCCGCCTGGAGCTCGTCGGCGCCCTGAGAGGGCCGGGAGCGTCGCCCGGCGTGAGCTCCTGCGCAAGTATTCGGGCCAGGGTCGCCGCCCGCCCTGGCACGGCCAACCAAGGCGCCCGCGGCGCGACGGTTGTGACGCTCCGCGATTAGCGGGCTACAATCCCGCGCCATGTCCTCCGAGCAGGTGCCGGGCGGTCCCGAGATCACGGCGTTGCTGGTCGCCGTCGAGAACGGCGATCGCGGAGCTTTCGACCGCCTATTCGAAGCGGTCTACACCGAATTGCGGAGCATCGCGCGGCGGCAGTTGCGCGGCGCCTCGTCGGCCGACACGCTGAGCACC carries:
- the rpsU gene encoding 30S ribosomal protein S21; its protein translation is MPIVHVREEESFENALRRFKRKCEKAGVLTELKKRQHFEKPSVKRKRKAIQAKKKMLRKVQEERRMGL
- a CDS encoding Smr/MutS family protein, which gives rise to MNLPNPPRPDLRPESPDSNVVSGAAVAAPATLLALEFDSLLALFASEARTDLGAAVLRNLAPALAPSELLRRRARYEESERLTVEAPLVPGLGEGLAELVERLASGDPPLAGGEILRLAGLLAAGGEAAARISRADPPCTELARAVADLGDPRPLVAKIGRILDRKGEVRDDASPRLAALRRQVQGARERLYGRLEAIGGAHRELIGEETIPMRGGRLMLMVQAGNRGKLAGLVHGRSATGKSLYFEPLEVVEENNTLQGAVDELEGERQRLLYELLRDLAAETPLVRQMAGLVGELDALEAARRLAREIDAHLPVLAPQGYLRLVAARHPLLDPRLARRRERVLGARGHEGTVEPLAIELTPERRALVITGPNAGGKTVALKTLGLLALAAQAGLPIPAAAASEVPHFSSLVATVGDEQDLLADRSTFSGRLARLAEAYRAAGPESLALLDELGSGTDPEEGTALAVALLETLVERGGLALITTHLTGLAAAALELPGAACAAMEFEPSSGRPTFRLLPGSPGGSEALALARRMDLPAAWITRAEALLGDEHRDLRRLLAELEATRERLALEAEATRAVRADAALAGERLERERAALEAERRTLGARVRRELAEFRERVARELAGAAERMRAELAAGRKKSVAQQATSRLFAEAPQVDFEERASHDLPLGVGAQVRHAMLGWRGVVEKLTGDKVEVLANGKRLRLQAGDLVVEAAAEPPAKGRVSRSSGRDDVDRAPVAQELHLIGQRVEPALEEMDAFLDQAMLSGRAEVRIVHGHGSGRLRDAVRERLRKHAAVVASRPGAPNEGGNGATVVTLRD
- a CDS encoding peptidoglycan DD-metalloendopeptidase family protein codes for the protein MRIGHVGRSPKTSSVGIATIAALALFAGVREARSQVQPREGGGGGFSGPTDEISDDFYQRVSAEVEANVAWLSQIGLLPDPDPLGAPLLGWPITTSGIGYFSPFGISNFVDQDGAAGWLDFNCGARSYNGHNGVDLFTWPYGWLGVDQSHVAVLAAAAGTIIAKDDGNFDRRCACTTNDPNYVVLQHADGSRTWYLHFKSGSTTTKPIGGAVAAGEKIGIVGSSGCSTGPHLHFEVHNAGAGDGPVLDPFDGACNFLNPGSLWQVQRPYREPTINHLATGSAAPVFPTCPTTETTNEKRRFEDGDTIYFVPYLRDETPAHPKHLEVRRPDGSIYSSWDHATPEAYDASHWWWVWQPFNAGGIAGRWTFRVTLNGVTRVRAFWIDTLFADDFEDANLAAWSSSAP